In Plasmodium coatneyi strain Hackeri chromosome 8, complete sequence, the genomic stretch tttgcttcGATTCCTTAAATATAGCCCTTAAAAAGTTGTGTGTGACTGTGTTTCTTCGAAAGTATGAATCAGCGAATGCATATTCATATAATGTTGAATTCTGTTGATACTTCTACATAGTGaagtataaatttttatctaATTACACATGAGCAATTTTCTTGAGGGGGATTTATTATTTCGTACatttggaaaggaaaaaatatgtgaccACTAAATAGTAAAAAACGAATTGAGACCAGCGGAATCACCTAGGTAAAATGAATGTTTCAGGAACTCCTGTGGCACCTGTTCTGGAAACACCTGTCGCGACGATGGGAACATCCATTACGACAGCATCCGCTGATACACCACCCGTTATGACAACACCACCACCAGGTACGCAGTATCTGTCATGATAGTACTACACCTCAGTTTCACTCTCTCAAGTGTTGCGCAATAAATTATccaaatatatttctttgtcaTGAACACTCTCTTCCATTTCACATTCTTCTATTACCAATGCAAGGATAAGCATCCATAACTTTGCTATGGattgttccttcttatagGATTGTCGATCCAGTTGTGGATTCTTCAGTACGCTCACATTGGAGCATGGAATTTTTCCAGTAGCCCTTTCCGTTTCCACTCCCAAcacattttccctttccaacACTTCTTTTACTCTTAACCCATTTTTTGGCCCTAACACTTCTTTAACTCCTAACACATTTCCTGCTCCTAACACTTCCTCCACTCCTGGCAATTCCTTGACACTTAACACTTTCTCCATCGCTAACGCATTTTCTGGCCCTAACAGTTCTAACGTTTCTTTTACTcttaacacattttctggACCTAAtaattcttccacttctaaCACATTCTCTGGCCCTAACACTTCTTGCACCCCTGGCAATTCCTTCACGCCTAACACTCTTTCCAAACCTGACGCATGCTCTGGTCCTAATACTTCTAAtgtttccttcacttttatcACATTTTCTTGCGTTaacatttcttccatttctaaTACATTTCCTGGTCCTAACACTTCTTCCACCCCTGGCAATTCTTTGACCCCTAACACTTTTTCCACCCCTGACGCATGCTCTGGTCCTAATACTTCTAAcgtttccttcacttttaacacattttctggACCTAacaattcttccacttctaaCACACTTTCTGGTCCTAGCACTTCTTCCATTCCTGGCAATTCCTTGACCCCTAACACTCTTTCCAAACCTGACGCATGCTCTGGTCCTAATACTTCTAAcgtttccttcacttttaacacattttctggACCTAacaattcttccatttctaaTACATTTCCTGGTCCTAACACTTCTTCCACCCCTGGCAATTCTTTGACCCCTAACACTTTTTCCACCCCTGACGCATTTTCTGGCCCTAACAGTTCTAACGTTTCTTTTACTcttaacacattttctggACCTAAtaattcttccacttctaaCACATTCTCTGGCCCTAACACTTCTTGCACCCCTGGCAATTCCTTCACGCCTAACAATCTTTCCACCCCTGACGCATGCTCTGGTCCTAATACTTCTAAcgtttccttcacttttaacacattttctggACCTAacaattcttccacttctaaCACACTTTCTGGTCCTAGCACTTCTTGCACCCCTGGCAATTCCTTGACCCCTAACACTCTTTCCAAACCTGACGCATGCTCTGGTCCTAACACTTCTAAcgtttccttcacttttaacacattttctggTGCTAactcttcttccacttctaaCACATTCTCTGGTCCTAGGACTTCTTCCACTCCTGGCAATTCCCTGACCCCTAGCACTTTTTCCGCCTCTAACGCATGTTCTGGCCCTAACACTTCTAATGTTTCTTTTACTcttaacacattttctggACCTAAtaattcttccacttctaaCACATTCTCTGGCCCTAACACTTCTTGCACCCCTGGCAATTCCTTCACGCCTAACAATCTTTCCGCCTCTAACGCATGCTCTGGTCCTAACACTTCTAAcgtttctttcacttttaacacattttctggCGTTaacatttcttccatttctaaTACATTTCCTGGTCCTAACACTTCTTCCACCCCTGGCAATTCTTTGACCCGTAGCACTTTTTCCACCCCTGACGCATGTTCTGGCCCTAACACTTCTAATGTTTCCTTCACacttaacacattttcttctcctaacaattcttccacttctaaCACATTTTCTGGTCCTAACACTTCTTGCACTCCTGGCAATTCCTTCACCCCTAATAATCTTTCCTCCTCTAATGCACTTTCGGGTACTAAGACTTCTAGCGTTTCTTTCACTcttaacacattttcttctcctaaCAATTCTTCGACCTCGAACACATTTTCTGGTCCTAATACTTCTTCTACCCCTGGCAATTCCTTGACCGCTAACACTCCTTCCACACCTAACGCATGCTCTGGTCCTAACACTTCTAAcgtttctttcacttttaacacattttctggCGTTaacatttcttccatttctaaTACATTTCCTGGTCCTAACACTTCTTCCACTCCTTGCAATTTTTCTGCCCCTAACGCATGCTCTGGTCCTAACACTTCTAAcgtttctttcacttttaacacattttctggCGTTaacatttcttccatttctaaTACATTTCCTGGTCCTAACACTTCTTCCACCCCTGGCAATTCTTTGACCCGTAGCACTTTTTCTACCCCTGACGCATGCTCTGGTCCTAATACTTCTAAcgtttccttcacttttaacacattttctggACCTAACAATTCATCCACTTCTAACACATTCTCTGGTCCTAGCACTTCTTCCACCCCTGGCAATTCTTTGACCCCTAACACTTTTTCCACCCCTGACGCATTTTCTGGTCCTAATACTTCTAAcgtttccttcacttttaacacattttcttctcctaaCAATTCTTCGACCTCTAACACATTCTCTGGTCCTAGCACTTCTTCCACTCCTAGCAATTCCTTGACCCCTAGCACTTTTTCCGCCTCTAACGCATGTTCTGGCCCTAATACTTCTAAtgtttctttcacttttaacacattttcttctcctaaCAATTCATCCAGTTCTAACACATTTTCTGGACCCAACACTTCTTCCACCCCTGGTAATTCTTTCACCCCTAGCactttttccacccctaacgGATGCTTTGGTCCTAACACTTCTAAcgtttccttcacttttaacacattttctggACCTAACAATTCATCCACTTCTAACACATTCTCTGGTCCTAGCACTTCTTGCGCTCCTAGCAATTCCTTGACCCCTAGCACTTTTTCTGCCCCTAACGGATGCTCTGGTCCTAACACTTCTAAcgtttctttcacttttaacacattttctggACCGAacaattcttccacttctaaCACATTCTCTGGCCCTAACAGTTCTTGCACTCCTGGCAATTCTTTGACCCCTAACACCCTTTCCACGCCTAACGGATGCTCTGGTCCTAACACTTCTAAcgtttctttcacttttaacacattttctggACCGAacaattcttccacttctaaTACATTTTCTGGTCCTAACACTTCTTCCACTCCTGGCAATTCCTTGACCCCTAGTACTCTTTCCTGCTCTAAAGCATTTTCTGGTTTCAACACTTCTAATGTTTCCTTCACacttaacacattttcttctcctaacaattcttccacttctaaTACATTCTCTGGTCCTAGCAGTTCCAACACTTCTTTCACCcttaacacattttcttctgctAAATCTTCTTCCAGATCTAACGCATTTTCTGGTCCCAACACTTCAAACACTTCTTTCACCCTTAACACATTTTCATCTGCTAAATCTTCTTCCACCTCTAACGCATTTTCTGGTCCCAACACTTCAAACACTTCTTTCAcctttaacacattttcttcttctaacggtttttctatttttaacacattttttggaTTTAACACTTCTTTTACTcttaacacattttctggCCCTAACGGATCTTCCGCTTTCACCGTTACGTTACCTCGTTGTACTACTAATTTATTTAGTGCATCCTCCGAATTGtttaataaatgaataaaccAATCTGTTTTGTTGTATGTTTCCATAAGGGAATGTTGCATTGAAACCCACCATTTCCACgcatctttcttttttttttgcctttctgTGGATGCAATATCACCATGGTCGTGTACTTCACCCTGTTTATTCTGTCCCATAGTCAAATGAAGTTTTTGATGTTCCTTCCAACTTACCTTTAAGTCGTGGAACCAACCTTGTGTTTTAATATCAACTAACACCTTCATATTTCCTTCGATCCAATTAATCCAATAAGGGACATTGCATGTTGGGACACCGGTTGAGGACTGATGTTCATTCTTTGAAGAAGAATGATtctttaaggaaggaagatttccTAAATAAAGAAGATTCCTTAAAGAAGTAAGATCCCCCGAGAGGGGAAGGTTctctaaagaaggaagattctgctcttgtgttcctttttctatgtttttttcttttttgcactcCGAGCTCATATATTCTTCCACAATGATTTTAATAAAGTCCTTGTGAACTAGTTTggtgtcccccttttgacattcgtctaagacttcaaAATGGATATCAATAATAGTCTTGCAGGTGACACGTTTCCTTTGCtgcatttttctcctatGTCTGGGCTCGCGCACCTTAACCATGTCATACCCATAAGGCGCATACCCTATCGTTATATCCTCCTGTTCCACATTatcaaggagttgttcttccaaagttggaggaccacgtactggatgagctcttctgtaacgtcgTCTTCGCTTACCGAGGGTAAAATActaagaaaaacaaaaaagaaagaaagagaatgTTTTTTAGGGTATGAAATTTTGTTCGTACGACCGGAACAATTATTATAAAATAAGTATGAAGTGTACAtctaaggtaaaaaaaggtatgaagaagggggaatgtttgctccttttttattttttttaatttttttctttttttttcttctttttttcgactctttcttcttattttatttttttttttttttttccagcttttatttttttctctgtatGCACACCTTAGATACATACTCCTGCCTAAACACGTGAACACCacgccacattgttgttctcaTACCCGGAAacacacacccttaaatgcgaaatcctacacaaacaccctaaaatgtgaaatactacacacacatacaccacttaaatacgaaatcctacacacactccctaaaatgcgaaatcttacacacatccttaaatgcgaaatcctatacacaccctaaaatgcaatatctacatacacacaccctaaaatgcgatttcctacacacatacaccctaaaatgcgaaatcctacatacaccccctaaaatgcgaaatcctacacacacccctaaaatgcgaaatcctatatacaccctaaaatgtgaaatcctgtACACACCCTGAATCGTACACCTGTAAATCCCACACCCTAAATGTGAAATGCTATACCTTAAGGGTGAAACCTTATACACACCAAAGTGCGAAAGTCCTATACACCCCTaggtgtgaaatcctacacacacccccacgcattcattcaccttaatttttttttttattcttttacttctttttttcccctttctctttttatttgttttttttcttttctttttattcttttattcttttctttctttttttcgttcttttcttctaatatgaatttttttttttttctttgcagaatatacaatttctttttttttttttttcttaccttccaaagaaGGATAACGGTCACAACAATTCCGACTAATGCGGGGATAATAGGAATGTATGGGATTAAAGTATTAATAAAGTTGACTTCCTTAAGTTTGGGTGGAGTTTGTTTTAGTCCACTTTTCTCCACTGGAACCTGTTTCTTCCCACTTGCTGACGTTATCTTTGTTACTTCGTTGATagctgttgttgctgctccATCTCTGGAGGGAGCTATTGGACTCCCTTTGGGACCTTGTAAACCGGGTTCCTGAGTATCACCCCCAGGAGCTTCGGTCTGCTTGGGAACTCCAGTGACTTCATTGGCTCTATCGGGACCAGACGGCCGTTGCTCCGGAGCAGTGGGAGCGGAACTGGATACGACACTATTCATATTCTCTTCACCCTCCCCCTCCGTATTTTCTTGCTCTGTAGCATGATCAACCACTTTGCCATCTTCTTGTCTGCTCTCATCTGTTGAAGCAGATTGTGCAAGACCATTTTTACTCACTTGTCCAGTAGTAACCTCATCAGACTCAGGACCCTGTGCGCTATTATTTTGACTATTATTAGGTTCAGCGACGGGTTCAGCCTGCTCAGTACTTCCCATGCTGCCATGTGTAGTCTGAATATCCTTGTCACTATCAGTCTTAAGGTGAATATCGGGTTCTTTACTTGTTGTCACCGCTCCTGGTGTAGACTTCTGTAATCCACTTTCATCCTCCTTGTATGAACTCGCTTTTAGTATTATTGTATTCCCCCCTACATCTATCTCCCCTGTCCTTCTGTATACGGTGTTTCCACAggcaccctttttttttaaacttcctatttttccatgtacttttttttcccacttcgACTCTTTTTTCTGAAGGTACATTTTTACGTCGTTTATATTGGAATCATTGTCCCCTTCGTATTTACACTCCTGATAGGTTACCGCTATTTTCATGTACCCCGTCCATTGTTGCACTATATGCttaatatattcatacatGTTCCTCGGATCACAATTTTCATCCTTATAGTATTCTAACCATAGGTTCATAATTCCACATCGTACATTTCGACCAATGCTCCACGTacgtgcattttttcctgtaaATAATCCGCCAAAGTCCTCTACAGTTGCAATTATATAATTTCTTAACATtactttgcaaaaatattgaTCCATCTCATttactcctttttctcttactCCATTCTTTTCACCGCATACACTCTTCAGAACTACTATTTCATTCTTGTTGTTTATTTCCTCCGacaatttttccataaaCTCCTTCTCTGTATTTGCATTATTTTCCTGTagataaataaattatatttatatacacatatatatattccttaattaataatactatctacattttacatttaaCTAAATATTAATATGCTTATTGAGATTATTCATTCTACAGGTAGATAGATTATATTATACCTTCCATAGTTTCTGAAGTATTccatttatttcattttctttcgTCATAATTGTATTATTCTGCTATAAGGGTCTTTTATGTTAAAACAAACATTGACACATATTTTGtcgtatacatatatttccttctgaCGTccctactttttcttttttccattctgctatttaaaaaaaaaactccttttataatt encodes the following:
- a CDS encoding SICA-like antigen, which gives rise to MEKLSEEINNKNEIVVLKSVCGEKNGVREKGVNEMDQYFCKVMLRNYIIATVEDFGGLFTGKNARTWSIGRNVRCGIMNLWLEYYKDENCDPRNMYEYIKHIVQQWTGYMKIAVTYQECKYEGDNDSNINDVKMYLQKKESKWEKKVHGKIGSLKKKGACGNTVYRRTGEIDVGGNTIILKASSYKEDESGLQKSTPGAVTTSKEPDIHLKTDSDKDIQTTHGSMGSTEQAEPVAEPNNSQNNSAQGPESDEVTTGQVSKNGLAQSASTDESRQEDGKVVDHATEQENTEGEGEENMNSVVSSSAPTAPEQRPSGPDRANEVTGVPKQTEAPGGDTQEPGLQGPKGSPIAPSRDGAATTAINEVTKITSASGKKQVPVEKSGLKQTPPKLKEVNFINTLIPYIPIIPALVGIVVTVILLWKYFTLGKRRRRYRRAHPVRGPPTLEEQLLDNVEQEDITIGYAPYGYDMVKVREPRHRRKMQQRKRVTCKTIIDIHFEVLDECQKGDTKLVHKDFIKIIVEEYMSSECKKEKNIEKGTQEQNLPSLENLPLSGDLTSLRNLLYLGNLPSLKNHSSSKNEHQSSTGVPTCNVPYWINWIEGNMKVLVDIKTQGWFHDLKVSWKEHQKLHLTMGQNKQGEVHDHGDIASTERQKKKKDAWKWWVSMQHSLMETYNKTDWFIHLLNNSEDALNKLVVQRGNVTVKAEDPLGPENVLRNPQLDRQSYKKEQSIAKLWMLILALVIEECEMEESVHDKEIYLDNLLRNT